In the genome of Neofelis nebulosa isolate mNeoNeb1 chromosome 6, mNeoNeb1.pri, whole genome shotgun sequence, one region contains:
- the NUP43 gene encoding nucleoporin Nup43 — translation MEEIYAKFVSQKISKTRWRPVPPGSLQTAETFATGSWDNEENYVSLWSIGDFGNVDSDGGFEGEHQLLCDIKHHGDVMDLQFFDQERIVAASSTGCVTVFLHHPNNQTLSVSQQWTTAHYHTGPGSPSRSSAPCTGVVCDNPEIVTVGEDGRINLFRADHKEAVRTIDNADSSTLHAVTFLRTPEILTVNSIGQLKIWDFRKQGNEPSQILSLTGDRVPLHCVDRHPNQQHVVATGGQDGMLSIWDVRQGTMPVSLLKAHEAEMWEVHFHPSNPDHLFTCSEDGSLWHWDASTDVPEKSSLFNQGGRSSTFLSHSISNQANVHQSLISSWLSTDPAKDRIEITSLLPSRTLSVNSLDVLGPCLVCGTDAEAIYVTRQLFS, via the exons ATGGAGGAGATTTATGCTAAGTTTGTGtctcagaaaatcagcaaaacccGGTGGCGACCGGTACCTCCGGGGAGCCTGCAGACCGCCGAGACCTTCGCTACGGGCTCTTGGGACAATGAG GAAAATTATGTTTCGCTGTGGTCTATTGGAGATTTTGGGAACGTTGACTCTGATGGAGGATTTGAAGGAGAACATCAGTTATTGTGTGATATCAAACACCACGGTGATGTCATGGATTTACAA ttttttgaCCAGGAAAGAATTGTAGCTGCTTCATCAACAGGATGTGTAACAGTTTTCCTTCACCATCCTAATAACCAG ACTCTGTCAGTCAGCCAGCAGTGGACCACAGCTCACTACCACACAGGTCCCGGCAGTCCTTCCCGTAGCAGTGCGCCATGCACGGGCGTTGTGTGCGACAACCCAGAAATTGTTACAGTTGGAGAAGATGGTCGAATAAATCTCTTCAGAGCTGATCACAAGGAGGCTGTAAGAACCATAG ACAACGCAGATAGCAGTACGCTCCATGCTGTAACCTTCCTTCGAACTCCTGAGATTCTTACAGTAAATTCAATTGGGCAGTTAAAAATATGGGAtttcagaaaacaaggaaatgagcCCTCTCAGATACTATCACT GACTGGTGACCGAGTGCCCCTCCACTGTGTTGATAGACATCCCAACCAGCAGCATGTGGTAGCCACCGGTGGCCAGGATGGAATGCTGAGTATTTGGGATGTTAGACAAGGTACTATGCCTGTGTCTCTGCTGAAAGCTCACGAAGCTGAAA TGTGGGAAGTTCACTTTCACCCATCCAACCCAGATCATCTATTTACTTGTTCTGAGGATGGATCCCTCTGGCATTGGGACGCCTCCACAGATGTACCTGAAAAATCATCACTGTTTAACCAAG GAGGAAGAAGTAGCACTTTTTTGTCTCACAGCATTAGTAACCAGGCTAATGTTCACCAGTCTCTTATAAGCTCCTGGCTCAGCACTGATCCTGCAAAAGACCGTATTGAAATCACAAGCTTGCTTCCCAGCAGGACTTTGTCTGTAAACAGTTTGGATGTTTTAGGTCCTTGTCTTGTTTGTGGAACTGATGCAGAAGCAATTTATGTTACTAGACAACTTTTTTCATGA